A window of Aeromicrobium sp. A1-2 contains these coding sequences:
- a CDS encoding HRDC domain-containing protein has product MTVSEPTTPDETPTDETPTDDVAPAPVVPEAPRLELRDPLPPVVNTPELLQQTCERIMAGTGPIALDAERASGYRYSQRAYLVQVRREGSGTHLIDPIAFDSLVPLDTAFDGNEWILHAANQDLMCLAEVGLYPESLFDTELAGRLLNLPRVGLAALVEHYLGLSLAKEFSAADWSTRPLPEPWQVYAALDVEVLVELRDLIDADLQKAGKREWAAEEFEALLSFQGPPERKEPWRRTSHLHKARGRRALALVRELWEARNAIAEARDTTPGRILPDASILEIAITPPESIAALKSMRIMRNRGPRRFAAEWFEAVERGLTLPEAKLPTASQRVDGPPPPRSWADKNPPAAGRLARSREVVVGLAGQHDLPTENLISPQLVRNLAWEPPAEITAGAVSAALTADGARAWQIGLIVEPITMALQEPTS; this is encoded by the coding sequence TTGACCGTCTCCGAACCGACCACCCCCGACGAGACCCCCACCGACGAGACCCCCACCGACGATGTGGCGCCAGCGCCGGTCGTGCCCGAGGCCCCTCGGCTGGAGCTGCGAGACCCGTTGCCGCCCGTCGTCAACACTCCCGAGCTGCTGCAGCAGACCTGCGAGCGCATCATGGCGGGCACCGGGCCGATCGCCCTGGACGCCGAGCGGGCGTCGGGCTACCGCTATTCCCAGCGCGCCTATCTCGTGCAGGTCCGTCGCGAGGGGTCCGGCACCCACCTGATCGATCCCATCGCCTTCGACAGCCTGGTGCCGCTCGACACGGCATTCGACGGCAACGAGTGGATCCTGCACGCTGCCAACCAGGACCTGATGTGTCTGGCCGAGGTCGGCCTCTACCCCGAGTCGCTGTTCGACACCGAGCTCGCCGGACGCCTGCTCAACCTCCCCCGCGTCGGCCTGGCCGCGCTCGTCGAGCACTACCTCGGACTGAGCCTGGCCAAGGAGTTCTCCGCGGCCGACTGGTCCACCCGACCCCTGCCTGAGCCCTGGCAGGTCTACGCAGCCCTGGACGTCGAGGTGCTCGTCGAGCTCCGCGACCTGATCGACGCCGACCTGCAGAAGGCCGGCAAGCGCGAATGGGCCGCCGAGGAGTTCGAGGCCCTGCTGTCGTTCCAGGGCCCGCCTGAGCGCAAGGAGCCCTGGCGGCGCACCTCCCACCTTCACAAGGCCCGCGGGCGCCGTGCCCTGGCGCTGGTCCGCGAGCTCTGGGAGGCCCGCAACGCGATCGCTGAGGCCCGCGACACGACCCCGGGTCGGATCCTCCCGGACGCCTCGATCCTCGAGATCGCGATCACGCCCCCGGAGAGCATCGCGGCCCTCAAGAGCATGCGGATCATGCGCAATCGTGGGCCTCGCCGATTCGCCGCGGAGTGGTTCGAAGCCGTCGAGCGCGGACTCACACTGCCCGAGGCCAAGTTGCCGACCGCGAGCCAGCGCGTCGACGGTCCCCCGCCTCCGCGGTCGTGGGCCGACAAAAATCCTCCTGCAGCGGGCCGTCTGGCCCGTAGCCGCGAGGTCGTCGTCGGACTGGCCGGCCAGCATGACCTCCCCACCGAGAACCTGATCAGCCCCCAACTCGTCCGCAACCTCGCGTGGGAGCCGCCCGCCGAGATCACGGCCGGCGCCGTGAGCGCGGCGCTGACGGCTGATGGTGCGCGGGCCTGGCAGATCGGCCTGATCGTCGAGCCGATCACCATGGCCCTGCAGGAGCCGACCAGCTGA
- the efeU gene encoding iron uptake transporter permease EfeU translates to MFGNFLIGLREGLEASLIVSILIAYLVKTGRRHEIRFVWAGVAAALALVVVAFTIITVVFDQLSFTAQEIVGGTLSILAAALVTWMIFWMRRTARGLKRELEGQMADALALGPIALGSVAFLTVGREGLETAAILWSTIVGSTTSTPFVGAAAGILVAVGLGFLIYRGAIKVNLGKFFTVTGALLIVVAAGVLAYGIFDLQEAGVLPGFTSRAFDISSTIPPDSWYGTLLKGTVNFQPDPSWLQVVAWTAYVIPVLWLYLRQPKPVAAPPVEQPARTV, encoded by the coding sequence GTGTTCGGAAACTTCCTGATCGGGCTGCGCGAGGGCCTCGAAGCCAGCCTTATCGTGAGCATCCTGATCGCCTACCTCGTCAAGACAGGTCGGCGGCACGAGATCCGGTTCGTGTGGGCCGGCGTCGCCGCCGCCCTGGCCCTGGTCGTGGTCGCCTTCACGATCATCACCGTCGTGTTCGACCAGCTGTCCTTCACCGCCCAGGAGATCGTCGGCGGCACGCTGTCGATCCTGGCGGCCGCGCTGGTCACGTGGATGATCTTCTGGATGCGTCGCACCGCCCGCGGGCTCAAGCGTGAGCTCGAGGGCCAGATGGCTGATGCGCTCGCGCTCGGCCCCATCGCCCTGGGCAGCGTCGCCTTCCTCACGGTCGGACGCGAGGGCCTCGAGACGGCCGCGATCCTGTGGTCCACGATCGTCGGCAGCACGACCAGCACGCCGTTCGTCGGTGCCGCGGCCGGCATCCTTGTCGCGGTCGGCCTCGGGTTCCTGATCTACCGGGGAGCGATCAAGGTCAACCTCGGCAAGTTCTTCACGGTCACCGGCGCCCTCCTGATCGTCGTGGCCGCCGGCGTCCTGGCCTACGGCATCTTCGACCTCCAGGAGGCCGGGGTCCTGCCCGGGTTCACCAGCCGCGCCTTTGACATCAGCTCGACGATCCCACCGGACAGCTGGTACGGCACGCTGCTCAAGGGCACGGTCAACTTCCAGCCCGACCCGTCCTGGCTGCAGGTCGTGGCCTGGACCGCGTACGTCATCCCGGTCCTGTGGCTCTACCTGCGCCAGCCCAAGCCAGTCGCTGCACCGCCGGTCGAGCAGCCTGCACGCACGGTCTGA
- a CDS encoding aldo/keto reductase, giving the protein MTTRRPLGTSDLTVSTVGLGCNAFGSRIDADQTRAVVDAAFEHGIDFFDTADTYGIGQSEELRGQALGVRRDQVLIGTKFGMDMQGANGDDGGRRGTAEYVRTAVEASLRRLDTDYIDLYQLHTPDPSTPIVETLGAMSELVVEGKVRAIGCSNLQAWQVVDADWVARTAGLESFVTAQNEYSLYNRTAEVELAPACLSLGVGLLPYFPLAYGLLTGKYRRGEGAPEGTRLAVQSQRLQDADWERIEALEAYALARDISILDLAIGGLAAQPAVTSVIAGATRPEQVAANAKAGGWIPSPEDLDELALIGRPTQSYTTFAPRG; this is encoded by the coding sequence ATGACGACACGACGACCGCTCGGCACCAGCGACCTGACCGTTTCGACCGTGGGACTCGGCTGCAATGCCTTCGGCAGCCGGATCGATGCCGACCAGACCAGGGCCGTGGTCGACGCGGCCTTCGAGCACGGCATCGACTTCTTCGACACCGCCGACACGTACGGCATCGGGCAGAGCGAGGAGCTGCGGGGGCAGGCTCTCGGGGTGCGCCGCGACCAGGTCCTCATCGGGACGAAGTTCGGCATGGACATGCAAGGTGCCAACGGGGACGACGGTGGTCGCCGCGGCACAGCGGAGTACGTCCGAACGGCCGTCGAGGCGAGCCTGCGGCGGCTCGACACCGACTACATCGATCTCTACCAGCTGCACACGCCCGATCCATCGACTCCAATCGTGGAGACGTTGGGCGCGATGTCCGAGCTGGTGGTCGAGGGCAAGGTGCGGGCCATCGGCTGCTCCAACCTGCAGGCCTGGCAGGTCGTGGATGCCGACTGGGTCGCGCGCACGGCCGGGCTGGAGTCCTTCGTCACCGCGCAGAATGAGTACTCCCTCTACAACCGCACCGCCGAGGTCGAGCTGGCGCCGGCGTGTCTCTCGCTGGGTGTCGGCCTCCTGCCGTACTTCCCGCTCGCCTACGGGCTGTTGACCGGCAAGTACCGACGCGGGGAGGGGGCGCCCGAGGGGACGCGTCTCGCCGTTCAGTCCCAGCGGCTGCAGGATGCCGACTGGGAACGCATCGAGGCGCTCGAGGCGTACGCCCTCGCACGAGACATCTCGATCCTCGACCTCGCGATCGGTGGCCTCGCGGCGCAACCGGCGGTCACGAGCGTCATCGCGGGCGCGACCCGGCCCGAGCAGGTCGCGGCGAACGCCAAGGCCGGCGGGTGGATCCCGTCGCCGGAGGACCTCGACGAGCTCGCGCTGATCGGCCGGCCGACGCAGTCCTACACGACGTTCGCGCCACGAGGGTGA
- the secD gene encoding protein translocase subunit SecD, protein MWRAVAAFFVIAISLIFALTSSAKLGLDLRGGTQIVLQTKDSDRVKADAESTDRALSVLRGRVDALGVAEPTLARSGETRIIIELPGLQDPREAAKIIGQTAQLSFHEVLGTPAAGDEPGEGEQVLNDESGQPILVGEPLLDGNGVSDAVAQTEQQGLGEWLVNVDFNGQGRDGWKQLVSDACANPAAGNRVAIVLDDEVISSPGVVPALCASGGGNSTSISGSFTQASSKDLALLIKGGALPVPVETIEQRTVGPTLGKVAIDASIEAAIIGIVLTGLFIMFIYRLVGFLATIALGSYALISYGLLVWLGATLTLPGLAGFVLAVGLAIDANVLVFERAREEYAERMAGGLSPALNTGFSKAWSAIIDSNVTTLLAAALLFFFASGPVKGFGVTLSIGVVASMFSALVVARVLSEWAMRRSYVRGHPQLSGIAGTGRIRKWLTESGPDLMKRSGTWIAATVVVAMLSIGGIALRGLDLGVEFTGGRLLEYSTSQTVEVEKAREAVGEAGFPKAVVQSSSGDGGAENITVRVDDITNDEAFKIETALAGVAGDVEKERDELIGPSLGKELRDKALIAFAIAIAAQMIYLAWRFRWTYAAAAVLSMTSVVLTVVGTFAWWGKPIDGVFLAAVLSIIGLAVNDTIVVFDRIREHTAANRSRPLRDVVNEAILQTIPRTINTGLGAMFILAALALLGGDSLTDFAIALLMGLSFGILSTIFTASAFAVVLEERWPFDPSNPRKRVVDPYANVDDGRSTGAVI, encoded by the coding sequence GTGTGGCGTGCCGTCGCTGCCTTCTTCGTCATCGCCATCTCCCTGATCTTCGCGCTCACCAGCTCGGCCAAGCTCGGCCTTGACCTGCGTGGCGGGACCCAGATCGTGCTCCAGACCAAGGACTCCGACCGAGTCAAGGCTGATGCCGAGTCAACCGATCGGGCGCTCAGCGTGCTGCGCGGCCGCGTCGACGCGCTGGGCGTCGCCGAGCCGACCCTGGCGCGCTCCGGCGAGACTCGCATCATCATCGAGCTTCCCGGCCTGCAGGACCCTCGCGAGGCAGCCAAGATCATCGGCCAGACAGCGCAGCTGTCGTTCCACGAGGTCCTCGGCACTCCCGCGGCAGGCGACGAGCCGGGCGAGGGCGAGCAAGTCCTCAACGATGAGAGCGGTCAGCCCATCCTGGTCGGCGAGCCGCTCCTGGACGGCAACGGCGTCTCGGACGCAGTGGCCCAGACCGAGCAGCAAGGTCTCGGCGAGTGGCTGGTCAACGTCGACTTCAACGGCCAGGGCCGGGACGGATGGAAGCAGCTCGTGTCCGACGCCTGCGCCAACCCGGCAGCCGGCAACCGGGTCGCGATCGTGCTGGACGACGAGGTCATCTCGTCCCCCGGCGTGGTTCCCGCGCTGTGCGCCTCGGGCGGCGGCAACAGCACCAGCATCAGCGGCAGCTTCACCCAGGCCTCGTCCAAGGACCTGGCCCTGCTGATCAAGGGCGGCGCCCTCCCGGTGCCGGTCGAGACCATCGAGCAGAGGACCGTCGGGCCAACGCTCGGCAAGGTCGCGATCGACGCGTCGATCGAGGCAGCGATCATCGGCATCGTTCTCACCGGCTTGTTCATCATGTTCATCTACCGGCTTGTCGGCTTTCTGGCCACCATCGCGCTGGGGTCGTACGCCCTCATCTCCTACGGACTGCTGGTCTGGCTCGGAGCCACCCTCACCCTGCCCGGGCTCGCGGGCTTCGTGCTTGCCGTCGGACTGGCGATCGACGCCAACGTGCTGGTGTTCGAGCGCGCACGCGAGGAGTACGCCGAGCGGATGGCCGGAGGTCTCTCACCCGCGCTCAACACCGGTTTCAGCAAGGCATGGTCGGCAATCATCGACTCCAACGTGACGACGCTGCTGGCCGCTGCCCTGCTGTTCTTCTTCGCTTCGGGGCCGGTCAAGGGATTCGGCGTCACGCTCTCGATCGGTGTTGTGGCCTCGATGTTCTCGGCCCTCGTGGTCGCGCGGGTACTGAGCGAGTGGGCCATGCGGCGGTCCTACGTCCGCGGACACCCGCAGCTCAGCGGCATCGCCGGGACGGGGCGCATCCGCAAGTGGCTGACCGAGAGCGGCCCCGACCTGATGAAGCGCAGCGGGACCTGGATCGCTGCCACCGTGGTCGTGGCGATGTTATCGATCGGTGGCATCGCGCTGCGTGGTCTCGACCTCGGTGTCGAGTTCACCGGCGGCCGCCTGCTGGAGTACTCGACCTCGCAGACCGTCGAGGTCGAGAAGGCGCGTGAAGCCGTCGGTGAGGCGGGGTTCCCGAAGGCCGTCGTGCAGTCGTCGTCGGGCGACGGCGGCGCCGAGAACATCACCGTCCGCGTCGACGACATCACCAACGATGAGGCGTTCAAGATCGAGACCGCTCTCGCGGGGGTCGCGGGAGACGTCGAGAAGGAGCGCGACGAGCTGATCGGCCCGAGCCTCGGCAAGGAGCTGCGCGACAAGGCCCTGATCGCGTTCGCGATCGCGATCGCAGCACAGATGATCTACCTGGCCTGGCGGTTCAGGTGGACGTACGCAGCTGCGGCCGTCCTGTCGATGACATCGGTCGTGCTGACCGTGGTCGGCACGTTCGCATGGTGGGGCAAGCCGATCGACGGGGTCTTCCTCGCGGCGGTCCTGTCGATCATCGGTCTGGCGGTCAACGACACGATCGTGGTGTTCGACCGGATCCGTGAGCACACTGCGGCGAACCGCAGCCGTCCGCTGCGCGATGTGGTCAACGAGGCGATCCTGCAGACCATCCCCCGCACGATCAACACCGGGCTGGGTGCAATGTTCATCCTCGCGGCGCTTGCGTTGCTTGGCGGCGACTCCTTGACCGACTTCGCGATCGCACTGTTGATGGGTCTGTCGTTCGGCATCCTGTCGACGATCTTCACCGCGTCGGCCTTTGCGGTCGTGCTCGAGGAGCGCTGGCCGTTCGACCCGTCGAACCCGCGCAAGCGAGTCGTCGACCCGTACGCGAATGTCGACGACGGCCGATCCACCGGTGCGGTCATATGA
- a CDS encoding TM2 domain-containing protein: MTSTPPESGQPDEPTQSFASEGGEPDYGRVAPPPGGQPPPGAYPPPPPGYGPPPGGMPPPGQAYGANPAAPWGVHPVTGIPYSDKQKLIAGLLQILVPFGIGRFYIGDTGLGIAQLLVTIFTCGIGALWPFIDGIVMLVGDPNDAQGRPLRP; the protein is encoded by the coding sequence ATGACGTCGACACCGCCGGAGTCCGGACAGCCAGACGAGCCGACCCAGTCGTTCGCGAGCGAGGGCGGCGAACCCGACTACGGCCGGGTCGCCCCGCCTCCCGGTGGACAGCCGCCGCCTGGCGCCTATCCCCCGCCGCCGCCCGGCTACGGACCGCCACCCGGCGGGATGCCGCCTCCGGGTCAGGCGTACGGCGCGAACCCAGCTGCGCCGTGGGGTGTCCACCCGGTGACCGGGATCCCCTACTCCGACAAGCAGAAGCTCATCGCCGGCCTGCTGCAGATCTTGGTGCCGTTTGGCATCGGCCGGTTCTACATCGGTGACACGGGGCTCGGTATCGCACAGCTCCTGGTCACGATCTTCACCTGCGGGATCGGCGCGTTGTGGCCGTTCATCGACGGCATCGTGATGCTCGTCGGCGATCCGAACGACGCCCAGGGTCGGCCGCTGCGTCCCTGA
- a CDS encoding DUF6318 family protein, translating into MRFGGIVLVVLLTLAACSSDPAPREPASGASSATPTTTPPTMPAQAKLDSPEGAAAFVKHYIDVFNYAAATGDVDELSRLSDPDCEGCQRYITLYRDTYEAGGYFKGGEWNLSELRMRYRLPQTLATTTVTTDESRYRDTGSSEEKIDPPDKAKVSFGLSRDDNLWSILQLGLGAVS; encoded by the coding sequence ATGCGATTCGGGGGAATTGTCCTGGTGGTGCTGCTGACCCTGGCGGCGTGCTCGTCAGACCCTGCTCCCAGGGAGCCCGCCTCCGGCGCGTCATCAGCCACGCCGACCACGACGCCGCCGACCATGCCAGCGCAGGCCAAGCTGGACTCTCCCGAAGGCGCTGCGGCCTTCGTCAAGCACTACATCGATGTCTTCAACTACGCCGCCGCAACGGGTGACGTCGATGAACTGAGCCGGCTGTCCGATCCGGATTGCGAAGGCTGCCAGCGCTACATCACGCTCTACCGCGACACCTATGAAGCCGGCGGCTACTTCAAAGGTGGCGAGTGGAACCTGAGCGAGCTTCGGATGCGGTATCGACTACCCCAGACTCTCGCCACAACAACCGTGACTACCGACGAAAGCAGATATCGCGACACTGGATCGAGCGAGGAGAAAATCGATCCTCCCGACAAAGCGAAGGTCAGTTTCGGTCTCTCCCGAGACGACAACCTGTGGAGCATCTTGCAACTCGGCCTTGGAGCGGTTTCATGA
- a CDS encoding cystathionine beta-synthase, whose amino-acid sequence MPIANHIVDLIGNTPLVRLNSVTSAGSATVAAKIEYMNPGGSAKDRIAVKMVDAAEASGALKPGGTIVEPTSGNTGVGLALVAQQRGYECIFVCPDKVSEDKRNTMRAYGATVVVCPTSVPPEHPDSYYNVSDRLVRETEGAWKPDQYSNPAGPQSHYETTAPEIWADTDGKVTHFVAGVGTGGTITGVGRYLKEVSGGKVKVIGADPEGSVYSGGTGRPYLVEGVGEDFWPSAYDPSIPDEIIAVSDADSFEMTRRLAREEGLLVGGSCGMATVAALKVAETAGPDALIVVLLPDGGRGYMSKIFNDDWMSSYGFLREPLDGQPDQMTVGDLLLSKSGGMPALVHTHPAETIRDAIEILREYNVSQMPVVGAEPPVVIGEVAGSVNERALISAVFEGRAQLTDPVSKHMEPALPLLGSGESLDAALKALSVSDAVMVIEDGKPLGVLTRHDLLGVHV is encoded by the coding sequence ATGCCCATTGCGAATCACATTGTTGACCTGATCGGCAACACCCCGCTGGTCCGACTCAACTCGGTCACCTCCGCCGGATCGGCGACCGTGGCCGCCAAGATCGAGTACATGAACCCCGGCGGCAGCGCCAAGGACCGCATCGCGGTCAAGATGGTCGACGCCGCCGAAGCCTCCGGAGCCCTCAAGCCCGGCGGCACGATCGTCGAGCCGACCTCCGGCAACACCGGCGTCGGTCTCGCGCTGGTCGCCCAGCAGCGCGGCTACGAATGCATCTTCGTGTGCCCCGACAAGGTCAGCGAGGACAAGCGCAACACGATGCGCGCGTATGGCGCCACCGTCGTCGTGTGTCCGACCTCGGTCCCGCCCGAGCATCCCGACAGCTACTACAACGTGTCCGACCGACTGGTCCGCGAGACCGAGGGTGCGTGGAAGCCCGACCAGTACTCCAACCCCGCGGGTCCGCAGAGTCACTACGAGACGACCGCCCCCGAGATCTGGGCTGACACCGACGGCAAGGTGACGCACTTCGTGGCTGGCGTCGGCACGGGCGGCACCATCACGGGCGTCGGTCGCTATCTCAAGGAGGTGTCCGGCGGCAAGGTCAAGGTCATCGGCGCCGACCCCGAGGGATCGGTGTACTCCGGCGGCACAGGCCGCCCCTACCTGGTTGAGGGCGTCGGTGAGGACTTCTGGCCCAGCGCCTACGACCCGTCGATCCCTGACGAGATCATCGCGGTCTCGGACGCCGACTCGTTCGAGATGACTCGCAGGCTCGCCCGCGAGGAAGGACTGCTCGTTGGCGGATCCTGCGGCATGGCCACGGTGGCCGCGCTCAAGGTCGCCGAGACGGCCGGGCCCGACGCCCTGATCGTGGTGCTGCTGCCCGACGGCGGCCGCGGCTACATGTCCAAGATCTTCAACGATGACTGGATGTCGTCCTATGGCTTCCTGCGCGAGCCGCTCGACGGTCAACCAGACCAGATGACTGTCGGCGATCTGCTGCTCAGCAAGTCCGGCGGAATGCCGGCGCTGGTGCACACGCACCCCGCGGAGACGATTCGCGACGCGATCGAGATCCTGCGCGAGTACAACGTCTCGCAGATGCCCGTCGTCGGTGCCGAGCCACCCGTCGTGATCGGCGAGGTTGCCGGCAGCGTCAACGAGCGCGCGCTGATCAGCGCGGTGTTCGAGGGACGCGCACAGCTGACCGACCCGGTGTCCAAGCACATGGAGCCGGCCCTGCCGCTGCTCGGCTCGGGTGAGAGCCTCGACGCCGCCCTCAAGGCGCTCAGCGTCAGCGATGCCGTCATGGTCATCGAGGACGGCAAGCCCTTGGGCGTCCTGACCCGCCACGACCTGTTGGGAGTACACGTATGA
- a CDS encoding cystathionine gamma-synthase, with the protein MTETPGFATRAIHAGYEPNAENGAVNVPIYASSTFQQDGVGGMRGGYEYARTGNPTRTALEANLASLEGGAHGRAFSSGMAATDCALRSLLRPGDHLVIPDDAYGGTFRLIDKVFTQWGITYSVAAVNDLDAIRAAVTPTTKAIWIETPTNPLLNVGDIAAISQIAADAGAKLVVDNTFASPYLQQPLALGADVVLHSTTKYIGGHSDVVGGVLVTNDPELDAAFAFLQNGAGGVPSPFDAFLTMRGAKTLAVRMDKHCDNAEAVVELLLGHPAITSVLYPGLPGHPGHEVAAKQMSRFGGMISVRVAGGSKAAQDFCSRTKVFTLAESLGGIESLIEHPAAMTHASTAGSQLEVPDDLVRLSVGIEDIADLLADLEQALR; encoded by the coding sequence ATGACCGAGACACCTGGTTTCGCGACCCGAGCGATCCACGCCGGATATGAGCCCAATGCCGAGAACGGCGCGGTCAACGTGCCGATCTACGCCAGCTCGACGTTCCAGCAGGACGGCGTGGGCGGCATGCGCGGCGGCTATGAGTACGCCCGCACCGGCAACCCCACCCGTACGGCCCTCGAGGCCAACCTCGCGTCGCTCGAAGGTGGAGCACACGGCCGGGCGTTCAGCTCGGGCATGGCGGCCACAGACTGCGCCCTCCGCTCGCTGCTGCGCCCCGGCGATCACCTGGTGATCCCCGACGACGCATACGGCGGCACGTTCCGGCTGATCGACAAGGTGTTCACCCAGTGGGGCATCACCTACTCCGTCGCGGCGGTCAACGACCTCGACGCAATCCGGGCCGCGGTCACACCGACCACCAAGGCCATCTGGATCGAGACGCCCACCAATCCTCTGCTGAACGTCGGAGACATCGCTGCGATCAGCCAGATCGCGGCTGATGCCGGCGCCAAGCTCGTCGTCGACAACACCTTCGCCTCGCCCTACCTCCAGCAGCCGCTGGCGCTCGGCGCGGATGTCGTGCTGCACTCGACCACGAAGTACATCGGCGGACACTCCGACGTCGTCGGCGGCGTCCTGGTCACCAACGATCCTGAGCTCGATGCCGCCTTCGCCTTCCTGCAGAACGGTGCCGGCGGCGTTCCCAGCCCGTTCGACGCCTTCCTCACCATGCGGGGAGCCAAGACACTCGCGGTCCGCATGGACAAGCACTGCGACAACGCCGAGGCCGTGGTCGAACTGCTGCTGGGCCACCCTGCGATCACGTCCGTGCTGTATCCGGGTCTGCCGGGTCATCCCGGCCATGAGGTTGCCGCCAAGCAGATGAGCCGCTTCGGCGGCATGATCTCCGTGCGCGTCGCGGGCGGCAGCAAGGCAGCGCAGGACTTCTGCTCGCGGACCAAGGTGTTCACCCTCGCGGAAAGCCTCGGTGGCATCGAGTCGCTGATCGAGCACCCCGCCGCGATGACGCACGCCTCCACGGCCGGCTCTCAGCTCGAGGTGCCCGACGACCTCGTACGGCTGTCGGTCGGCATCGAGGACATTGCGGACCTGCTGGCCGACCTCGAGCAGGCACTGCGCTGA
- a CDS encoding DUF998 domain-containing protein — protein MVVGLQASADYRFASSTISDLGNTSCRAVRGDVLCSPWHGLMNVGFAYFGCTLAIGALLLGRRVLPGRAGMAAVALWCVSGLGSIGVGLVPVNEDGGLHGMVALPVFLAQPTALLLTGVSLWATRRSLARATLAVASLSAIGVLGFAALLSVGGDAGVGGFERLALWPGYAWVSAVALTSMASRTRSTST, from the coding sequence ATCGTCGTCGGCCTGCAGGCGTCCGCGGACTACCGGTTTGCGAGCAGCACGATCAGCGATCTGGGCAACACGTCGTGCCGCGCGGTCCGGGGTGACGTGTTGTGCTCTCCGTGGCATGGGCTCATGAACGTCGGGTTCGCCTACTTCGGCTGCACCTTGGCAATCGGCGCGCTGCTGCTGGGCCGCCGCGTGCTGCCCGGACGGGCCGGCATGGCTGCCGTGGCCCTGTGGTGTGTCTCCGGGCTGGGGTCGATCGGAGTCGGCCTGGTGCCGGTCAACGAGGACGGCGGCCTGCACGGCATGGTCGCGCTGCCGGTCTTCCTGGCCCAGCCGACGGCCCTGTTGTTGACCGGCGTGAGCCTGTGGGCGACCCGTCGAAGCCTCGCCCGGGCGACCCTCGCCGTCGCGAGCCTGTCCGCGATCGGTGTGCTGGGCTTCGCCGCACTACTGTCGGTCGGAGGGGACGCCGGAGTGGGTGGATTCGAACGGCTCGCGCTGTGGCCGGGCTACGCCTGGGTGTCCGCCGTGGCGCTGACCAGCATGGCCTCGCGCACGAGGTCAACCAGCACCTAG